Proteins encoded in a region of the Veillonella parvula genome:
- a CDS encoding ATP-dependent Clp protease ATP-binding subunit: MMQRFTDDAQRVLSLAQEAALELGHDYVGTEHVLIGLTKVKNGVAAKALEELGLVTEDIFEAVEEHVGRGNKKATSIYMTPRVKHVLELAIQVANQMNHNYVGTEHILLGLLSDGSGVAVAILRAMNIRSNDVVEAIRSILGSNKGSNNGGQEGINSNNDLGELSDFATDLNESAKQGKIDPVIGRDTEIQRVIQILSRRTKNNPVLIGEPGVGKTAIAEGLAQRIVTDNVPEILRNKRIISLSIGSMLAGAKYRGEFEERLKKAIDEVQQHDDMIIFIDEIHTLVGAGATEGAMDAANILKPALARGEFQVIGATTLDEYKKYIEKDAALERRFQPVQVGEPNEEDALEILKGLRDRYEAFHKAKITDEALTAAVSLSSRYITDRFLPDKAIDVVDEAASKVRMKVFSSAPDVKALEDRLNTVKKEKEAAVTSQDFEKAAKLRDEEQLLLKEIGDKKSIAKEKSDQKLIVTEEDIAAVVAQWTGIPVAKIAEEESATLLHLEEELHKRVVGQDEAVTAVAKAVRRARAGLKDPKRPIGSFLFLGPTGVGKTELARALASSLFGDESAMIRLDMSEYMEKHTVSRLVGAPPGYVGYEEGGQLTDAVRRKPYSVILLDEVEKAHADFFNILLQVLDDGRLTDSQGRTVDFRNTVIIMTSNLGAKALHKNSPELGFLAAKKSDFNVDENKEIEFKEAKKSVMDAVKRHFRPEFLNRIDEMIVFHPLTEEDLKEIVTILMSDVTKRLEARDLQLEISPEAMHLLVKEGSDFTMGARPLKRAIQRLIEDPVSDLILKGDAKEGKIIKADAKDNDLVVSI; encoded by the coding sequence ATGATGCAACGGTTTACAGACGATGCACAGCGTGTTCTTTCGTTAGCTCAAGAGGCTGCTTTGGAGTTAGGACATGACTATGTTGGTACTGAACACGTACTCATTGGCCTTACAAAGGTTAAAAATGGTGTAGCAGCTAAAGCTTTAGAAGAGCTTGGCCTTGTTACAGAAGATATTTTTGAAGCTGTAGAAGAACATGTAGGACGTGGTAATAAAAAGGCAACGTCAATATATATGACACCTCGCGTTAAACATGTACTTGAGCTTGCCATTCAAGTAGCAAATCAAATGAATCACAATTACGTTGGTACTGAGCATATTCTATTGGGCCTACTTAGCGATGGTAGCGGTGTTGCAGTTGCTATTTTACGAGCTATGAATATACGTAGTAATGATGTAGTAGAAGCAATTCGTAGTATTCTTGGCTCGAATAAAGGTAGCAATAATGGTGGTCAAGAGGGAATAAATAGCAATAATGATTTAGGTGAGCTGTCAGATTTTGCAACTGATCTTAATGAGTCTGCTAAACAAGGTAAGATTGATCCTGTTATTGGCCGCGATACGGAGATTCAACGAGTCATTCAAATTCTCAGCCGTAGAACTAAAAATAATCCTGTTCTTATTGGTGAACCAGGTGTAGGTAAAACAGCTATTGCCGAAGGCTTGGCACAGCGTATTGTGACTGATAATGTACCGGAGATTTTACGTAATAAACGCATTATTTCTCTTAGTATTGGTTCTATGTTAGCGGGTGCCAAGTACCGTGGTGAATTTGAAGAACGGTTGAAAAAAGCCATTGATGAAGTACAACAACATGATGATATGATTATCTTTATAGATGAAATTCATACATTGGTTGGGGCAGGTGCTACTGAAGGCGCTATGGATGCAGCTAATATCTTAAAGCCTGCTTTGGCACGAGGTGAATTCCAAGTTATCGGTGCCACAACACTTGATGAATATAAGAAATATATAGAAAAAGATGCTGCTTTAGAGCGTCGTTTTCAACCCGTTCAAGTAGGAGAGCCTAACGAAGAGGATGCTCTTGAAATTTTAAAGGGATTAAGAGATCGGTATGAAGCTTTCCATAAGGCTAAGATTACAGATGAGGCATTAACAGCAGCTGTGTCTTTATCTAGCCGATATATTACAGATCGATTCTTACCTGATAAGGCTATCGATGTAGTCGATGAAGCTGCATCTAAGGTTCGTATGAAAGTATTTTCTTCAGCACCTGATGTTAAAGCATTAGAGGATCGCCTCAATACAGTTAAGAAAGAAAAAGAAGCTGCGGTTACGTCTCAAGATTTCGAAAAGGCTGCAAAGCTTCGCGATGAAGAACAATTACTATTAAAAGAAATTGGTGATAAAAAATCTATTGCTAAAGAAAAAAGCGATCAAAAGTTAATAGTAACAGAGGAAGACATAGCTGCTGTAGTAGCGCAATGGACAGGCATTCCAGTGGCTAAAATTGCAGAAGAAGAGTCTGCAACCTTACTACATTTGGAAGAAGAACTTCATAAACGCGTAGTAGGTCAAGATGAGGCTGTTACTGCTGTAGCTAAAGCTGTACGCCGTGCAAGGGCTGGATTAAAAGACCCAAAACGGCCTATTGGTTCATTCTTGTTCCTTGGGCCAACTGGTGTAGGGAAAACTGAGCTAGCAAGAGCGCTTGCATCCTCCTTGTTCGGCGATGAATCTGCTATGATTCGACTTGATATGTCTGAATATATGGAAAAACATACTGTGTCTCGCTTAGTCGGTGCCCCTCCAGGTTACGTAGGCTATGAAGAAGGTGGACAATTAACAGATGCGGTACGTCGCAAACCATATAGCGTTATCCTCCTCGATGAAGTGGAAAAGGCACATGCAGATTTCTTTAATATTTTGTTACAAGTTCTTGATGATGGTCGTCTTACTGATAGTCAAGGAAGAACTGTAGATTTCAGAAATACAGTTATTATTATGACAAGTAACTTAGGTGCTAAAGCTTTACATAAAAACTCTCCAGAACTTGGTTTCTTAGCGGCTAAAAAATCTGATTTCAATGTAGATGAAAATAAAGAAATTGAGTTTAAAGAGGCTAAGAAGTCAGTAATGGATGCGGTGAAACGTCATTTTAGACCTGAGTTTTTAAACCGTATTGATGAAATGATTGTATTCCATCCATTAACAGAAGAGGACTTAAAAGAAATTGTAACTATCTTGATGAGTGATGTTACAAAACGCCTTGAAGCGCGTGATTTACAATTAGAAATCTCTCCTGAGGCTATGCATTTACTTGTTAAGGAGGGCTCTGATTTCACAATGGGGGCTCGACCATTAAAACGTGCTATTCAACGTTTAATTGAGGACCCAGTGTCCGATCTTATTTTGAAAGGAGATGCAAAAGAAGGTAAAATTATTAAAGCAGATGCAAAGGATAACGATCTTGTTGTATCAATATGA
- a CDS encoding bifunctional 2-C-methyl-D-erythritol 4-phosphate cytidylyltransferase/2-C-methyl-D-erythritol 2,4-cyclodiphosphate synthase yields the protein MGKAISCIVLAAGAGRRMGYKENKIFIPLGGHSIIQRTIQNVEKIEGLKEIILVVAEGEQEYMSNHIQGLDLHIPVKIVFGGRERQDSVAYGLKAVSEDSNIVLVHDGARPLASTKLFDSVVRAAIEYRAATVGVPATDTIKRVNTEHTVIETLKRSELYQIQTPQGFQKDLFKEAHQKAHDEKYLGTDDVSLVEYLGKPVHIVSGDYCNIKVTTPNDIAVAKRYLGIEDKRMRVGFGYDIHQLKAGRPCILGGVHIESDLGPDGHSDADVLIHALMDAMLGAAGLRDIGYYFPPEDDQYKGISSMLLLEKVNFLLKERGLQAYNIDIMVISETPKLKPHIDMMKSNLQSILEIPLDRISIKATTNEMLGAIGRREGIAAQAVVSVYEGEI from the coding sequence ATGGGCAAGGCAATTAGTTGTATCGTTCTCGCTGCAGGTGCTGGTCGCCGTATGGGATACAAAGAAAATAAGATATTTATTCCTTTAGGGGGACATTCTATTATTCAACGTACCATACAAAATGTAGAAAAGATTGAAGGTTTAAAAGAAATTATTCTTGTTGTAGCTGAAGGCGAACAAGAATATATGTCTAACCATATTCAAGGGTTGGATTTGCATATTCCTGTAAAGATAGTATTTGGTGGAAGAGAACGTCAAGATTCTGTGGCATATGGTCTCAAAGCTGTATCAGAAGATAGTAATATTGTGCTAGTTCATGATGGAGCGCGTCCATTAGCATCAACTAAACTGTTTGATTCTGTTGTTAGGGCCGCAATAGAATATAGAGCTGCTACTGTAGGTGTCCCTGCTACGGATACGATTAAACGGGTTAATACAGAGCATACCGTAATAGAAACCTTGAAACGCAGTGAGTTATACCAAATTCAAACACCACAAGGCTTTCAAAAAGATCTATTTAAAGAGGCCCATCAAAAGGCTCATGACGAAAAATATTTAGGCACTGATGATGTGTCCCTCGTCGAGTATTTAGGTAAGCCTGTACATATAGTAAGTGGAGACTATTGTAATATTAAGGTGACCACACCTAATGATATTGCAGTAGCAAAACGATATTTAGGAATTGAGGATAAGCGTATGCGCGTTGGATTTGGTTATGATATTCATCAATTAAAAGCAGGGCGTCCTTGTATCTTAGGTGGTGTTCATATCGAGTCTGACCTTGGTCCTGATGGTCACTCCGATGCAGATGTTCTCATTCATGCATTGATGGATGCCATGCTAGGTGCCGCTGGTTTACGGGATATTGGATACTATTTTCCACCTGAAGACGACCAGTATAAAGGGATTTCTAGCATGCTTTTACTAGAAAAAGTAAATTTCTTATTGAAAGAACGTGGGTTACAAGCCTATAATATTGATATTATGGTTATTTCTGAGACACCTAAATTAAAACCTCACATCGATATGATGAAGTCTAATTTACAGTCTATTTTAGAGATACCATTAGATCGTATTAGTATTAAAGCGACAACAAATGAAATGCTAGGGGCTATTGGTCGCCGCGAAGGCATTGCTGCACAAGCTGTCGTTTCTGTATATGAAGGAGAGATTTAA
- the radA gene encoding DNA repair protein RadA, translating to MAKAKSVFFCQNCGAESSKWMGRCPQCGEWNTLVEEIIKETKHSRTPSRGVGNQTAKPTALPDIEISSIARVSTTFGEIDRVLGGGIVPGALMLLGGDPGIGKSTLLLQVSQKVADTVGAVLYASGEESQLQLKLRAERLHINSERLQVIADTDLDHILEQAEAMTPSLLVIDSIQTMYTGDIDAAPGSVSQVRECTSRLLRFCKERNIPTVIIGHVTKEGNIAGPRMLEHMVDVVLYFEGERSYQFRILRSIKNRFGSTSETGIFAMVEEGLQELSNPSASLLAERSDEESGSAVMIYLEGVRPILVEVQSLVVTTAFGMPRRTAIGYDLNRLIVLLAVLEKRCGFTLGNKDVYVNVIGGLKVNEPACDLSMAVAIVSNLKNRIVPTDMVILGEVGLTGNVRSIPRIEQRINEAKKLGFKKFIIPEGNYKQIKDNDSSIKIKGVKSIQEAMQLVFL from the coding sequence ATGGCAAAAGCAAAATCTGTATTCTTTTGTCAAAATTGTGGGGCTGAATCCTCTAAGTGGATGGGCCGTTGTCCACAATGTGGAGAATGGAATACATTAGTTGAAGAAATAATTAAAGAAACTAAACATAGTCGAACACCTTCTCGAGGTGTTGGAAATCAAACGGCGAAGCCTACCGCCTTGCCAGATATCGAAATTTCTTCTATTGCACGCGTATCTACAACCTTTGGTGAAATTGACCGTGTATTAGGTGGGGGCATAGTGCCTGGTGCTCTAATGCTTTTAGGTGGTGATCCTGGTATTGGTAAATCTACTCTGTTACTACAAGTATCCCAGAAGGTAGCCGATACAGTAGGAGCAGTTCTTTATGCATCTGGTGAAGAGTCTCAGTTACAACTTAAACTTCGAGCAGAACGACTGCATATTAATAGTGAACGGTTACAAGTTATTGCAGATACTGATCTAGATCATATATTGGAGCAAGCTGAAGCAATGACTCCTTCCTTACTAGTCATTGACTCTATACAAACTATGTATACTGGAGATATAGATGCTGCGCCAGGCAGTGTTAGTCAAGTTCGTGAATGCACATCTCGCCTACTTCGCTTCTGTAAAGAACGAAATATACCTACTGTAATCATTGGCCATGTAACAAAGGAAGGCAATATTGCAGGGCCTCGTATGTTAGAGCATATGGTAGATGTAGTGCTTTACTTTGAAGGGGAGCGTTCTTATCAATTCCGTATATTACGGTCCATTAAAAACCGTTTTGGATCTACATCAGAAACAGGCATTTTTGCTATGGTAGAGGAAGGGTTACAGGAATTGTCCAATCCGTCTGCTTCTCTTTTAGCCGAGCGTTCCGATGAAGAAAGCGGCAGTGCTGTTATGATTTACCTTGAAGGGGTTCGCCCCATCTTGGTAGAGGTACAAAGCTTGGTCGTTACTACGGCTTTTGGTATGCCTAGACGTACGGCGATTGGTTATGATCTTAACCGGTTAATCGTATTATTAGCAGTCTTAGAAAAACGCTGTGGCTTTACATTAGGTAATAAAGACGTGTATGTAAATGTTATCGGTGGTCTCAAGGTAAATGAACCTGCTTGTGATTTATCTATGGCGGTTGCCATTGTGTCAAATCTGAAAAATCGAATCGTTCCAACAGATATGGTAATTTTAGGTGAAGTAGGCTTAACTGGTAATGTTCGCAGTATTCCTCGCATTGAACAGCGTATAAATGAAGCCAAGAAATTAGGTTTTAAAAAGTTTATTATTCCTGAAGGCAACTATAAACAAATTAAGGATAATGATAGTTCTATCAAAATTAAAGGTGTCAAATCTATACAAGAGGCGATGCAACTCGTATTTTTATAA
- a CDS encoding protein arginine kinase has translation MLDTILDSPLSQWLCQDTEATDHIVISSRIRLARNFDDILFTNREDTVSLEKVNTISRGLLPILKKADEHQYTNISLEQLSQCERAVLVEKHLMSPALEEQLPYRNLIVSDDASIAIMVNEEDHLRIQSMAPGLKLQQAYNHAVQIDKAIEAKYPYAFDERFGYLTACPTNVGTGLRASVMLHLPALTLSGRITRLIRNIIQLGYSVRGLYGEGSEALGCIYQISNQRTMGISEEATIEQLIKIVEGIIAEERKSRQSLLHNDKEGLEDILWRSYGILQYARRVSGKEALSKLSDIQLGVDLEILPFWGKDTFNELVAITRPNFLSKYLGSENLTDTDRDSYRAKVIRQKLSN, from the coding sequence ATGTTAGATACTATATTGGACTCTCCGCTAAGTCAGTGGCTGTGTCAGGATACAGAGGCGACAGACCACATTGTAATTTCAAGCCGTATACGATTGGCGAGAAATTTTGATGATATATTGTTTACGAATCGTGAAGATACAGTTTCCTTAGAAAAAGTGAATACAATCTCTCGAGGCCTATTGCCAATATTAAAAAAGGCTGATGAGCACCAATATACAAATATTAGCCTTGAGCAATTAAGTCAATGTGAACGTGCTGTCTTAGTTGAAAAGCATTTAATGAGTCCTGCTTTAGAGGAACAATTACCGTATCGTAATTTGATCGTATCTGATGATGCTTCTATCGCAATTATGGTAAATGAAGAAGATCATTTACGTATTCAATCTATGGCTCCAGGACTTAAATTGCAACAAGCTTATAATCATGCGGTTCAAATTGATAAAGCTATCGAAGCAAAATACCCTTATGCCTTTGATGAGCGATTTGGTTATTTAACTGCTTGCCCCACTAATGTGGGTACAGGTTTACGGGCCTCTGTTATGTTACATTTACCCGCATTGACGTTATCTGGTCGTATTACGAGACTCATTCGTAACATAATACAACTAGGTTACTCTGTACGAGGGTTGTATGGGGAAGGTTCCGAAGCTTTAGGTTGTATTTACCAGATTTCTAATCAACGAACGATGGGTATTAGTGAAGAAGCAACTATTGAGCAATTGATTAAAATCGTAGAAGGAATTATTGCAGAAGAACGAAAGTCTCGGCAATCTTTATTACACAACGATAAAGAAGGTTTGGAAGATATACTTTGGCGATCCTATGGAATTTTACAATATGCACGACGTGTAAGCGGTAAAGAGGCACTTAGTAAGCTTAGCGACATTCAATTAGGTGTAGATTTAGAAATATTACCATTCTGGGGTAAAGATACTTTTAATGAGCTTGTTGCTATAACTAGACCAAACTTCCTCTCTAAATACTTAGGTAGTGAAAATTTGACAGATACCGATCGCGACAGCTATCGTGCAAAGGTGATACGTCAAAAACTTTCAAATTAA
- a CDS encoding UvrB/UvrC motif-containing protein, with product MTNIINNQKTEQHLCSTCATELQQAGKLSPYSSFMNDMWDNNFFTNDFFKNMVYPDNLLKAHQSKRCPQCGITYDEFNRVGKFGCGQCYETFNSEINPLLERIQGSSEYEGTIPSRGTNVFKAKYEVKQLRRQLDTAIQAENFEEAAILRDKIKNLEVIIDGDNE from the coding sequence ATGACTAATATCATAAATAATCAAAAGACTGAGCAACATCTTTGCAGTACTTGTGCCACCGAGTTACAACAAGCTGGGAAATTATCTCCTTATAGTTCTTTTATGAATGATATGTGGGATAATAACTTTTTTACTAATGATTTTTTTAAGAATATGGTGTATCCAGATAACTTATTAAAAGCTCATCAATCTAAGAGATGCCCTCAGTGTGGTATTACTTATGATGAATTCAATCGGGTAGGTAAGTTTGGCTGTGGTCAATGTTATGAGACTTTTAATAGTGAAATAAATCCATTATTAGAACGAATACAAGGTAGTTCTGAGTATGAAGGGACTATACCTAGTCGTGGTACTAATGTTTTTAAAGCAAAGTATGAAGTAAAGCAATTGCGCCGTCAATTAGATACAGCTATTCAAGCTGAAAACTTTGAAGAAGCTGCAATTTTGAGAGATAAAATTAAAAATCTAGAAGTTATCATTGATGGTGATAACGAATAG
- the cysS gene encoding cysteine--tRNA ligase yields the protein MREITVYNTMTRQKEVFNPVTPGEAKMYVCGVTPYNHPHIGNARPFVTWDVIRRYMKHVGYKVTYVQNFTDVDDKIINTSNGEGVSWDTIANRYIDSYFEVMDALGVQRADMYPRVSTHIDDIIAMIKTLIDKGYAYELDGDVYYSVEKFEHYGELSGRTLDDMEAGARIEVDGRKKNPMDFALWKAAKPGEPYWESPWGNGRPGWHIECSAMSQKYLGTEFDFHGGGSDLIFPHHENEIAQSEGCSGQHPAVRYWLHNGFITINSEKMSKSLNNFFLVKDILEQYSPDALRYFLLSTHYRSPLDFSDERLEEANKSLERLSTAIENLLYLEKCEPGSCDEAQRLLEKAKAYEEEFEDAMSDDFNTALATSSMFGLAKEINIYYQAVTSREGVVCQEAIAEVKRIFKFMTDVIGVLEKAWEGNTGANAAEYEELMQVILSVRQACRDQKQWALADCIRDRLAEIGITIEDSPQGARWKKREV from the coding sequence ATGAGAGAAATTACTGTTTATAATACTATGACGCGCCAAAAAGAGGTTTTTAATCCTGTAACACCAGGTGAGGCAAAAATGTACGTATGTGGTGTCACACCATACAATCATCCTCATATTGGCAATGCTCGTCCTTTTGTGACTTGGGACGTAATTCGTCGCTATATGAAACATGTAGGCTATAAAGTAACCTATGTACAAAACTTTACTGATGTGGATGATAAAATCATCAATACTTCTAATGGTGAAGGCGTCTCTTGGGATACCATTGCAAATCGTTATATCGATAGTTATTTTGAAGTAATGGATGCATTAGGTGTACAACGGGCTGATATGTATCCACGTGTATCTACGCATATTGATGATATCATTGCTATGATTAAAACATTGATTGACAAGGGCTACGCCTATGAACTCGATGGCGATGTATATTATAGTGTGGAGAAATTTGAACATTACGGTGAGTTATCTGGTCGTACATTAGACGATATGGAGGCAGGCGCACGTATTGAAGTAGATGGTCGTAAGAAGAATCCTATGGACTTTGCTTTGTGGAAAGCAGCAAAACCTGGTGAACCTTATTGGGAAAGCCCATGGGGGAATGGTCGTCCAGGCTGGCACATTGAATGTTCTGCTATGAGCCAAAAATATTTAGGCACAGAATTTGACTTCCACGGTGGTGGTAGCGATTTGATTTTCCCTCATCATGAAAATGAAATTGCTCAATCAGAAGGTTGCTCTGGTCAACATCCAGCAGTGCGCTACTGGTTGCACAATGGTTTTATCACTATTAACTCTGAAAAAATGTCTAAGTCCTTGAATAATTTCTTCTTGGTAAAAGATATTTTAGAACAATATAGTCCTGATGCATTGCGTTATTTCTTATTGAGCACGCATTACCGTAGCCCATTAGATTTCTCTGATGAGCGTCTAGAAGAAGCTAATAAATCTTTGGAACGGTTAAGCACAGCTATTGAAAACCTTCTTTACCTTGAAAAATGTGAGCCAGGCTCATGTGATGAAGCTCAACGCTTATTAGAAAAAGCGAAAGCATACGAAGAAGAATTTGAGGATGCTATGAGTGATGATTTCAACACTGCTCTAGCAACTTCTAGTATGTTCGGTCTTGCAAAAGAAATTAATATCTACTATCAAGCTGTAACAAGTAGAGAAGGCGTTGTTTGCCAAGAGGCAATTGCTGAAGTGAAACGAATCTTCAAATTTATGACAGATGTTATTGGTGTTCTTGAAAAAGCTTGGGAAGGCAATACGGGTGCTAATGCTGCTGAATACGAAGAATTAATGCAAGTTATTCTTTCTGTACGTCAAGCTTGTCGGGACCAAAAGCAATGGGCATTAGCTGATTGTATTCGCGATCGATTAGCTGAGATTGGTATTACTATTGAGGACTCCCCTCAAGGTGCACGGTGGAAAAAACGTGAAGTTTAA
- the gltX gene encoding glutamate--tRNA ligase, with protein sequence MSSMKVRFAPSPTGPFHIGGARSALFNWLLARKEKGTFVLRIEDTDLARSTRESEENIKASLQWLGMNWDEGIDVGGNNGPYRQIERLDLYKEVTQRLLDEGKAYECYCTPEELDAVRQDQMDRGETPKYNGHCEHLDEETKAKYIAEGRKPTIRLRVPLNKTYTFDDMVRGRVSFESNGVGDFVIVKSDGIPVYNFAVVMDDHMMGITHVIRAEEHLSNTPRQMAIYEALGWDIPTFGHISLILGKDYKKMSKRHGATSVEQYKQLGYLPEALVNFLALLGWAPEGEEEFFTQDELIQAFSMDRVAKNPAVFDIDKLNHINFHYMKNLSDEELFHLCLPHLKEVGLAPDSLNQADIDWLTLLCSTFRDHISYGAQIKDHVGLFMGETVFLEEDHEEELRAVLNEETAPTVLGAFRNALAELDEITPEVVKATIKAVMKETSLKGKFVFMPIRVALTGQMHGPDLNNIVTLLGKEKCLHRLDNVGALTK encoded by the coding sequence ATGAGTTCCATGAAAGTTCGTTTTGCTCCAAGCCCTACGGGTCCATTCCATATTGGTGGTGCTCGTTCTGCTTTATTTAACTGGTTATTAGCACGTAAGGAAAAAGGCACATTTGTATTGCGCATTGAAGATACAGATTTAGCTCGTTCTACACGTGAAAGTGAAGAGAATATTAAAGCTTCCTTACAATGGCTTGGCATGAACTGGGATGAAGGCATTGATGTAGGTGGTAATAATGGTCCTTACCGTCAAATAGAACGTCTTGATTTATATAAAGAAGTAACACAACGTTTATTGGATGAAGGTAAAGCTTATGAGTGTTATTGCACACCTGAAGAGTTAGATGCGGTGCGTCAAGATCAAATGGATCGTGGGGAAACACCAAAATACAACGGTCATTGTGAACACTTAGATGAAGAGACAAAGGCTAAATACATTGCTGAAGGTCGTAAACCTACAATTCGTTTGCGTGTACCTTTGAATAAAACATATACTTTCGATGATATGGTTCGTGGTCGTGTATCCTTTGAATCCAACGGTGTAGGTGACTTTGTTATCGTTAAATCCGATGGTATTCCTGTATATAACTTTGCGGTAGTAATGGACGATCACATGATGGGCATTACTCATGTTATTCGCGCAGAGGAACATTTATCTAATACACCACGCCAAATGGCTATTTACGAAGCGCTTGGGTGGGACATTCCTACATTTGGTCATATTTCTTTGATTCTTGGTAAAGATTACAAGAAAATGTCCAAACGTCATGGTGCTACCTCTGTTGAACAATATAAACAATTAGGCTACTTGCCAGAAGCACTTGTAAACTTCTTGGCACTTCTTGGTTGGGCTCCTGAAGGTGAAGAAGAATTCTTCACACAAGATGAATTAATTCAGGCTTTCTCTATGGATCGGGTAGCGAAAAATCCTGCTGTGTTTGATATTGATAAATTGAACCATATAAATTTCCACTACATGAAGAATTTGAGCGATGAAGAATTATTCCACCTTTGTTTGCCGCATTTGAAAGAGGTTGGTTTAGCTCCAGATAGCTTGAATCAAGCTGATATTGATTGGTTGACATTATTATGCTCTACATTCCGTGATCATATTAGCTATGGTGCTCAAATCAAAGATCATGTAGGCTTGTTTATGGGCGAAACAGTATTCCTTGAAGAGGACCATGAAGAAGAATTGCGTGCTGTATTGAATGAAGAAACAGCTCCAACAGTTCTCGGCGCTTTCCGGAATGCATTGGCTGAACTTGATGAAATTACACCTGAAGTTGTAAAAGCAACAATCAAGGCCGTAATGAAAGAAACCTCTTTAAAAGGTAAATTCGTATTTATGCCAATTCGTGTAGCTTTAACAGGTCAAATGCATGGTCCAGATTTGAATAATATTGTCACATTACTTGGTAAAGAAAAGTGCTTACATCGTTTAGATAATGTAGGTGCATTAACAAAATAA
- a CDS encoding bile acid:sodium symporter family protein, whose product MSVIRSINHLFNSYLSWIVLLMAVLAYMLPAVFSWMTPYIAYMLQFVMFAMGLTLTAQVFIDVFKQPMKVILVSVIQFLWMPLAGFLVALAFNFPPEVGIGFILLGACPGGTASNVMTFLANGNVPLSVSATTVSTLLAPILTPLFVVLYAGATSSIEIQFMPMFISIVKIVLVPIILGIVLNYFIGTKIELVKSVCPTIAAIAVLLILAAVTAVNQKQIAETGFIIFVACLVQNLSGYVVTYFVCKALSIDVSSRRAMQIEVAMQNSALSVSLALKHFTPQAAVAGAVFSIIHNFTGSIFAGICRKHDDQDKLENA is encoded by the coding sequence ATGAGTGTTATTCGTTCTATTAATCACTTATTCAATAGTTATCTATCCTGGATAGTACTATTGATGGCTGTTTTAGCATATATGCTACCTGCAGTATTTTCTTGGATGACTCCTTATATTGCTTACATGCTACAGTTTGTTATGTTTGCGATGGGGTTAACATTAACGGCTCAAGTCTTTATTGATGTATTTAAGCAACCAATGAAGGTTATTCTCGTATCCGTAATCCAATTCTTATGGATGCCATTGGCAGGTTTCTTAGTAGCCTTAGCATTTAATTTTCCTCCAGAAGTTGGGATTGGTTTTATCTTGTTGGGTGCATGTCCTGGTGGTACTGCTTCTAATGTAATGACCTTCCTTGCAAATGGTAATGTTCCCTTATCCGTATCAGCAACAACTGTATCCACATTATTGGCACCTATTTTAACGCCTTTATTTGTCGTATTATATGCTGGTGCAACATCTTCTATTGAAATTCAATTTATGCCAATGTTTATATCCATTGTAAAAATTGTGTTAGTACCAATTATTTTGGGGATTGTATTGAATTACTTTATTGGCACAAAAATTGAACTTGTAAAATCTGTATGTCCAACCATTGCAGCTATCGCGGTATTGCTTATCTTGGCAGCTGTAACTGCAGTTAACCAAAAGCAAATTGCCGAAACTGGTTTCATTATTTTTGTAGCGTGTTTAGTACAAAATTTGAGTGGTTATGTTGTGACATACTTTGTATGTAAAGCTCTCAGTATTGATGTGTCTTCTCGTCGTGCTATGCAAATCGAAGTGGCTATGCAAAATTCTGCATTATCCGTATCTTTAGCACTAAAACACTTTACACCACAAGCTGCGGTAGCAGGTGCAGTATTCTCCATCATTCATAACTTTACAGGATCTATTTTTGCAGGTATTTGCCGTAAACACGATGATCAAGATAAATTAGAAAATGCTTAA